In Ornithinibacter aureus, the genomic stretch ACGCGCGGTGCGGCCGGGCTGCTGGCCGGCGGGCTCGTGCTGGGGGCGGCCGGCGCCATCCAGCTCGGGGTCACGTGGGGGGTGGCCAGCCTGTTCGGTGTGCGCGAGATCTCGACGGCACTGCAGCCCGTCACACGGCGGCTCCGACGTCGCTGACCCCTGCGTGCCTAGGATGGCAGGAGGTCACCCGTCGGCAGATCCGGCGTGAGGTGTGAAGCACGGCGCGGTCACGAGCGAGAGGAGCAGCGGTGAGGGGTGTTGGACCCGGCACCGTCCTGGGCGGTCGCTACACCGTTCACCAACGGCTGGAGGAGCGTCACGACACCGAGCGGTGGTCAGCCGATGACACGACCCTCGGGCGGCGGGTCTCGGTGCTGTGCATCGGCATCGACGACCACCGCACCGCTGCCCTGCTGGATGCCGCTCGTCGCGCGGGGTCGCTCAGCCACCCGGTGTTCGTGCGGATCCTCGACGTCGGGCACGACGACGAGGTCGCCTACGTCGTGGAGGAGGACCTCGACGACGCCCGCGACCTCACCCAGCTGGTCGACGAGGGTGGGGTGCCCGGTGACGAGGTGCGCCGCATCACCGGTGAGGTCGCGGCTGCACTGGAGTCCGCCCGCCACCGCGGCATGCACCACCTCGACCTCAAGCCCGAGGACGTCCTGCGCACCCCCGACGGCGACATCCGCCTGCGTGGTCTGGAGACCGCCGCCGTGCGCATCGGTGAGGAGAGCACGGATGCCGAGGATGCCGGTCGGCGCGACGCGGTCGGTGTCGTCGCCCTCGCGTACGCCGGGCTCACCGGCCTCTGGCCGCTCGGTGCCGGAAGCTCGGGCCTGGCCGCGGCACCGCAGGTGCCCGGTGGCGTCGCCGCACCATCGGAGATCGCTGCCGGCGTGCCGCGCGACCTCGATGCCCTCTGTCGGCTGACGCTCAACGACGACCAGGGCCCCACCAACCCCGGCGACTACGCACGACAGGTCGCTCCGTGGCCGTCGCGGCAGGTCGTGGGCCGACCGGTGGCCCGCGTGGCGGCCGCGCCGGCCGCGCTGTCTGCGGACGAGACCGCGGTCGCTGAGCCGGTCACCGAGCCCGAACAGGTCACCGAGGTCATGCCGGCCCTCGACCCCGAGGCACCTGTGGACCCCGAGGCGCCCGCGGACGCCGAGTCACCTGTGGATGCCGAGGACGTCGGCGCGCCCGCCGAGGCCGAGACGTCCCTCGACCACACGATGGCCCTGCCCGTGATGGCCGCTGCCGGGGCCGAGGTCCGCGGCGACGAGCTGTCCGCTCGGGCAGCCGCCGACGACGAGGGCGGCACCGACGACGCTGCGATCGAGGGCAGCGCACCGCGCCGCACGGCATCCGGCTCCGCCGCTGCCGCCGGGGCGGCCGTCGCCGGGGCCGGTGCCGCGGTGGCTGGCGCGCTCGGAACCGTCGGTGGGCGCGTCGGTGACATGGCCAAGCGGGCCGTCGACAAGGTGGCCGAACTGAGCCCTGACACGGCGCCGCGCACCAGTGCCGACGGGCTCGAGGCCCCCGCACCGCTGGTGCCCGCAGAGCCGCTGTCCAAGGACGAGTCCAAGCTGGCACTCGGCATCGTCGCGAGCTTCCTCGTCCTGGCGCTCGTCATCGGCGTCTGGGGCATGTCCCGGATCGGGTCGAGCACGCGCGAGATCTTCGGCGGCGACGCCGCGGCCCCGTTCCCGAGCGCCTCCACGGCATCCCCGAGCCCGTCGGCGAGCGGATCGGCCCCCGCCGAGTCCGCGGGCCCTCCCGAGCCGCTGGCCATCCTCCAGGTCGAGGCCTACGACCCCGAGGGCAACGACGAGGAGAACAACAAGCTCATCCCGAAGGTCTACGACGGCGACCTCACGACGGGCTGGTACTCCGAGAACTACCGCACCGAGGACTTCGGCGGGCTGAAGAAGGGTCTGGGTGTCGTCGTGGACCTCGGCCCCAACAAGAAGCCCCAGACCGTCGAGCTCGTCATCCCGACGCAGACCTCGGTCGAGGTCTACGTCGGGCCCGAGAACCGACGCGAGGGCGCGACGAAGATCGGTGAGAAGGAGATGGCGCAGGGCCGCGTCACGTTCGAGGTCCCCGCCGACGTCAGCGGCCAGTACATCGTGGTGTGGTTCACCCAGTTGTCCACCGATGACGAGGGCAAGCGCCGCGCGTGGCTCAACGAGGTCATCGTCACCGGCTGAGGCCGGATGCATCGTCATGTCTCCCGACCAACGCCCCGGCAGTGCCCTCTCGAGCGAGGGCGATGCCGTCGGTGACCGGGCGCTCGTCGGTGATCCCGTGCTCGTGGACGCTGCCGACGTCGGCGAGCTGAGCGACCGCGACCTCATGGCGCGCCACGTGCGCGGTGACGGGGGCGTGGCCTTCGGCGAGCTCTTCCGGCGCCACCGTGACCGCATGTACGCCGTGGCGATCCGCACCACCTCCAACCGCGAGCTGGCGGCAGATGCCGTCCAGGAGGCCTTCATCTCGGCCTTCCGCCGCGCCGACGCCTACCGGGGCGAGGCCGCGGTCACCACCTGGCTGCACCGCATCGTCGTCAACGCCTGTCTGGATCGCCTGCGCCGCGAGAAGGCGGCCGTGCGTCGCGCAGGAGACCTCGGCGAGCTCGACCTGCCCGATCCGCGTGACCACCACTCGGCGGCGGAGGCCCGACACATCGTCCACGCAGCCCTGGCGAAGCTGCCCGAGGGGCAGCGCCTGGCCCTGGTGCTCATCGACATGCAAGGGCTCTCGGTCACCGAGGCGGCCGTGGTCCTGGGCGTGGCCGAGGGAACGGTGAAATCGCGATGCTTCCGCGGCCGAGAGGCCCTCGCCGAGCTCATCGGCCGGCCAGATGGTTCACCGTTCAAAAACCTTGGCTCCGAGACGGAACCGCAGGGGGCACCGTGACGTCCCACTCCCGGCTCGACCCCTGCGTCCGCCATGCCCACATCCGACCTACCGCCCAGCAGGGACCCACCCGGAGGAACTCGTGACGCACCTGCACGATGACCCCACCCCCGTCGAGCACGACCCGACGGGGATGCGCGAGCTCCTGGCGTCCCTCCCCGATCCGGGCCCCATGCCCGAGGACCTCGTCGCCCGCATCACCGCTGCCCTGGCCGAGGAGTCGCGGGCTGCGCAGGGCTCGCTCTCGTCGCAGGCGGCTCGCGTCGTGCACGCGCCCCTCGCCGCGGCGGATGCCGGGAGCGTCGTCCCGCTGCGACCTCGCCGCCCGATGCTTCGGCACTTCGGGGTGGCTGCCGCGGTGGTCACGGCCATCGGTCTGGGCGGCGCTGTCCTCGGCGCCTGGCCGTCGAGCCTGACCGGCCCCATCGCGGCCCTCAGCGAGTCGAGTTCGGCCGACTCCGAGGCCGGGGCTGCTCCAGCCGCCGGCACCGACGCGGCGGGCAAGGAGCTCGGGACCGAGCAGGGTGCCGGTGCCGGCGACCTGTCCGCCGCTGCGCGTGTCGACGGCGTCACCGTCGTCATGAGCGGAGTCGATCACGCCTCCGATGCCCTGGGGGCTGCGGCTGCGGCTCTGCTGTCAGCCAGCTACTCCACCGTGACACCGCTGACGGCCGAGTCGCCGGGGATCGGGCCGATCGCCACCGAGATCGGTGCGCGCACGTGTGCCGACGCACTGGGGATCTCGCCCGAGGCCGGCATCCTCGTCGACGTGAGCAATGTCGACGGTGCCCCGGCGGCCGTCCTCATCGCGACCGCGGACGGCACGCGAACGGCCTACGCGGTGTCCCGGTCGTGCACGACGGGGTCTCCCATGCTCATCGCCGGCCCCATCGCCCTGCCCTGACCCGCGGGGCGAGTCGGTGACGGGAACACCCCGGGCCTAGGATCGGTTCACCAACAGGCACCGCATCTAGCGGTTGTCGACCGCCACCACCACAAGGGGATGTGTCCTGTGACCTCGGACGTCCGCAACGTCATCATCATCGGCTCCGGCCCCGCTGGCTGGACGGCT encodes the following:
- the sigM gene encoding RNA polymerase sigma factor SigM, with the translated sequence MARHVRGDGGVAFGELFRRHRDRMYAVAIRTTSNRELAADAVQEAFISAFRRADAYRGEAAVTTWLHRIVVNACLDRLRREKAAVRRAGDLGELDLPDPRDHHSAAEARHIVHAALAKLPEGQRLALVLIDMQGLSVTEAAVVLGVAEGTVKSRCFRGREALAELIGRPDGSPFKNLGSETEPQGAP